Proteins encoded by one window of Enterobacter hormaechei subsp. xiangfangensis:
- the cpxR gene encoding envelope stress response regulator transcription factor CpxR, with protein sequence MNKILLVDDDRELTSLLKELLDMEGFNVLVAHDGEQALSLLDDSIDLLLLDVMMPKKNGIDTLKELRQTHQTPVIMLTARGSELDRVLGLELGADDYLPKPFNDRELVARIRAILRRSHWSEQQQNTDNSSPTLEVDSLSLNPGRQEASFDGETLELTGTEFTLLYLLAQHLGQVVSREHLSQEVLGKRLTPFDRAIDMHISNLRRKLPERKDGHPWFKTLRGRGYLMVSAS encoded by the coding sequence ATGAATAAAATCCTGTTAGTTGATGATGACCGAGAGCTCACATCTCTTTTAAAGGAGTTGCTCGACATGGAAGGTTTCAACGTCCTGGTTGCCCATGATGGCGAGCAGGCGCTGAGTCTCCTTGACGACAGCATCGATTTACTTTTGCTCGACGTCATGATGCCGAAGAAAAACGGTATTGATACGTTGAAAGAGCTTCGCCAGACACACCAGACCCCCGTCATTATGCTGACCGCACGCGGCAGCGAGCTTGACCGCGTACTCGGCCTTGAGCTGGGTGCGGATGACTATTTACCTAAGCCGTTCAACGACCGTGAACTGGTGGCGCGTATTCGCGCGATCCTGCGCCGCTCTCACTGGAGCGAGCAGCAGCAGAATACCGACAACAGCTCACCTACGCTGGAAGTGGACTCCCTGAGCCTGAACCCGGGCCGACAGGAAGCGAGCTTCGACGGTGAAACACTGGAGCTAACCGGCACCGAGTTCACCCTGCTGTATCTGCTGGCGCAGCATCTCGGCCAGGTGGTGTCGCGTGAACACTTAAGCCAGGAAGTGCTGGGCAAACGCCTCACCCCGTTTGACCGCGCCATCGACATGCATATCTCGAACCTGCGCCGTAAGCTGCCGGAGCGTAAAGACGGTCATCCCTGGTTCAAAACCCTGCGTGGTCGTGGTTATCTGATGGTTTCCGCTTCATGA
- the fieF gene encoding CDF family cation-efflux transporter FieF (FieF, a metal efflux transporter, is a member of the CDF (cation diffusion facilitator) family of transporters.), protein MNQSYGRLVSRAAIAATVMASCLLIIKIFAWWYTGSVSILAALVDSLVDIAASLTNLLVVRYSLQPADEEHTFGHGKAESLAALAQSMFISGSALFLFLTGIQHLVSPSPMNDPGVGVVVTVVALISTLVLVTFQRWVVRKTQSQAVRADMLHYQSDVMMNGAILIALGLAWYGWHRADALFALGIGIYILYSALRMGYDAVQSLLDRALPDAERDEIYAIVTNWPGVSGAHDLRTRQSGPTRFIQIHLEMEDNLPLVQAHMVAEQVEQAILQRFPGSDVIIHQDPCSVVPRAF, encoded by the coding sequence ATGAATCAATCCTATGGACGGCTGGTAAGCCGGGCCGCAATAGCCGCGACGGTGATGGCGTCGTGTTTACTGATCATTAAAATTTTCGCGTGGTGGTACACCGGATCGGTCAGTATTCTGGCGGCGCTGGTGGACTCACTGGTGGATATTGCCGCCTCGCTGACCAACCTGCTGGTGGTGCGCTACTCGCTGCAACCGGCGGATGAAGAGCATACGTTTGGCCACGGCAAAGCGGAATCGCTGGCGGCGCTGGCACAAAGCATGTTTATTTCGGGCTCTGCGCTTTTCCTGTTTTTGACCGGCATTCAGCATCTTGTTTCGCCGTCACCAATGAACGATCCGGGCGTTGGCGTGGTCGTAACGGTAGTTGCACTTATAAGCACACTTGTTCTTGTAACGTTCCAGCGCTGGGTTGTACGCAAAACACAAAGCCAGGCTGTACGGGCCGATATGCTTCATTATCAGTCTGATGTTATGATGAATGGGGCTATTCTTATTGCGCTTGGTCTGGCCTGGTATGGCTGGCATCGGGCCGATGCGTTGTTTGCGTTAGGGATAGGGATCTATATTTTATACAGCGCCTTGCGGATGGGGTATGACGCGGTACAGTCGCTTCTTGACCGTGCGCTTCCGGATGCAGAACGTGATGAAATTTATGCCATCGTGACCAACTGGCCCGGCGTCAGTGGTGCTCACGATCTTCGTACGCGGCAGTCAGGGCCGACCCGCTTTATTCAGATTCATTTGGAAATGGAAGACAACCTGCCACTGGTTCAGGCGCATATGGTCGCTGAACAGGTGGAGCAGGCGATTTTGCAGCGTTTCCCTGGGTCAGACGTCATTATTCACCAGGATCCGTGTTCTGTCGTACCCAGGGCGTTTTGA
- the cpxP gene encoding cell-envelope stress modulator CpxP — protein sequence MRKVTAAVMASTLAFSAFSQAAVAIISDNGSSAEGTTQHSSQSHMFDGISLTEHQRQQMRDLMQRARHDQPPVNVSEMETMHRLVTAENFDESAVRAQAEKMAQEQVARQVEMAKVRNQMFHLLTPEQQAVLNTKHQQRMNQLREVARMQRSSDMTLFSSNSSTRSNQ from the coding sequence ATGCGCAAAGTTACCGCTGCCGTCATGGCCTCAACGCTGGCCTTCAGTGCGTTTAGCCAGGCTGCTGTAGCTATCATCAGCGATAACGGTTCCTCAGCAGAGGGCACAACGCAGCACAGCAGCCAAAGCCATATGTTTGACGGCATAAGTTTAACCGAACATCAGCGTCAACAGATGCGAGATCTGATGCAGAGGGCAAGACACGACCAGCCCCCTGTTAATGTTAGCGAAATGGAGACAATGCATCGCCTTGTCACCGCAGAAAATTTTGACGAAAGCGCTGTACGCGCTCAGGCCGAAAAAATGGCGCAGGAACAGGTTGCCCGCCAGGTAGAGATGGCGAAGGTTCGCAACCAGATGTTCCACCTGCTAACGCCCGAGCAGCAAGCGGTTTTGAATACCAAACATCAGCAACGTATGAACCAGTTGCGTGAGGTTGCACGGATGCAGCGAAGCTCAGATATGACGCTTTTCAGTAGCAATAGCAGTACCCGTAGTAACCAGTAA
- the sodA gene encoding superoxide dismutase [Mn], with protein sequence MSYTLPSLPYAYDALEPHFDKQTMEIHHTKHHQTYVNNANAALESLPEFANLPVEELITKLDQLPADKKTVLRNNAGGHANHSLFWKGLKTGTTLQGDLKAAIERDFGSVDNFKAEFEKAAATRFGSGWAWLVLKGDKLAVVSTANQDSPLMGEAISGASGFPILGLDVWEHAYYLKFQNRRPDYIKAFWDVVNWDEAAARFAAKK encoded by the coding sequence ATGAGTTATACACTGCCATCCCTGCCGTATGCCTACGACGCACTGGAACCGCATTTCGACAAGCAGACGATGGAAATCCATCACACTAAACACCACCAGACCTACGTGAACAACGCGAACGCCGCGCTGGAAAGCCTGCCTGAGTTCGCTAATCTGCCTGTTGAAGAGCTGATCACCAAGCTGGACCAGCTGCCGGCAGACAAGAAAACCGTGCTGCGCAACAACGCGGGCGGTCACGCTAACCACAGCCTGTTCTGGAAAGGCCTGAAAACCGGCACCACCCTTCAGGGCGACCTGAAAGCGGCTATCGAGCGTGACTTCGGTTCCGTTGACAACTTCAAAGCGGAATTCGAAAAAGCCGCTGCAACCCGTTTCGGCTCTGGCTGGGCGTGGCTGGTCCTGAAAGGTGACAAACTGGCGGTCGTTTCTACCGCTAACCAGGACTCCCCGCTGATGGGTGAAGCTATCTCTGGCGCATCCGGCTTCCCAATTCTGGGTCTGGACGTGTGGGAACACGCTTACTACCTGAAGTTCCAGAACCGTCGCCCTGACTACATCAAAGCCTTCTGGGATGTAGTGAACTGGGACGAAGCAGCAGCGCGTTTCGCCGCTAAAAAATAA
- a CDS encoding CDP-diacylglycerol diphosphatase — translation MKKIILLILIVIALAAGGVYWMKAGNPNALRHIVLDQCVPNQLHNRNPAPCAQVKPDAGYVVFKDRNGPLQYLLMPTYRINGTESPLLTEPQTPNFFWLAWQSRHFMSMKRGADVPDSAVSLTINSPTGRTQNHFHIHISCLRPDVREKLNASQGQISTQWLPLPGGLEGHEYLARRVTENELVQRSPFMMLAEELPEARDHMGRFALAMAQQSDGSFVLLATERNLLTFNRASAEELQDHQCDILK, via the coding sequence GTGAAAAAAATTATCTTACTGATTCTGATCGTTATCGCCCTTGCCGCAGGCGGCGTGTACTGGATGAAAGCGGGTAATCCGAATGCGTTGCGTCATATCGTTCTCGACCAGTGTGTGCCCAACCAGCTGCATAACCGTAACCCGGCACCGTGCGCGCAGGTGAAGCCAGATGCGGGCTACGTGGTGTTCAAAGACCGCAACGGACCGTTGCAATACCTGCTGATGCCCACGTACCGTATCAACGGCACTGAAAGCCCGCTGCTGACAGAGCCGCAGACACCGAATTTCTTCTGGCTGGCATGGCAGTCTCGTCATTTTATGAGCATGAAACGAGGGGCCGACGTGCCTGACAGCGCCGTTTCGCTAACCATCAACTCCCCGACCGGGCGCACGCAAAACCATTTTCATATCCACATCTCCTGTCTGCGCCCAGACGTGCGCGAGAAGCTGAACGCGTCGCAGGGGCAAATCAGCACCCAGTGGTTACCGCTTCCGGGCGGGCTGGAAGGGCATGAATACCTTGCCCGTCGGGTGACGGAGAACGAACTGGTGCAGCGCAGCCCGTTTATGATGCTGGCGGAAGAGCTGCCAGAAGCGCGCGACCATATGGGACGCTTCGCGCTGGCGATGGCGCAGCAGTCAGACGGCTCGTTTGTATTGCTGGCGACAGAGCGTAATTTGCTTACCTTTAACCGCGCGTCAGCTGAGGAATTGCAGGATCATCAATGCGATATCCTGAAGTGA
- the rhaT gene encoding L-rhamnose/proton symporter RhaT — MNHAITMGIFWHLIGAASAACFYAPFKKVKGWSWETMWSVGGTVSWLILPWTISAMLLPDFWGYFSSFNASTLLPIFLFGAMWGIGNINYGLTMRYLGMSMGIGIAIGITLIVGTLMTPILNGNFDVLINTQGGRMTLLGVLVAVIGVGIVTRAGQLKERKMGIKAEEFNLKKGLLLAVMCGIFSAGMSFAMNAAKPMHDAAAALGVDPLYVALPSYVVIMGGGALVNLGFCFIRLAKVNNLSVKADFSLAKPLIVTNVLLSALGGLMWYLQFFFYAWGHASIPAQYDYMSWMLHMSFYVLCGGLVGLVLKEWNNAGRRPVGVLSLGCVVIIIAANIVGLGMAN; from the coding sequence ATGAATCATGCGATTACGATGGGTATCTTCTGGCATTTGATAGGCGCGGCCAGTGCAGCCTGTTTCTATGCCCCGTTTAAAAAGGTGAAAGGCTGGTCATGGGAAACCATGTGGTCCGTTGGCGGTACCGTGTCCTGGCTGATTTTGCCGTGGACAATCAGCGCCATGCTGCTGCCCGATTTCTGGGGCTACTTCTCCTCCTTCAACGCCTCCACCCTGCTGCCGATATTCCTGTTCGGCGCGATGTGGGGCATCGGTAATATCAACTACGGCCTCACCATGCGCTACCTCGGCATGTCGATGGGGATTGGCATCGCGATTGGCATAACGTTGATTGTTGGCACCCTGATGACGCCAATCCTCAACGGCAACTTCGATGTGCTGATCAACACCCAGGGAGGGCGAATGACCCTGCTGGGCGTGCTGGTGGCGGTGATCGGCGTGGGCATCGTCACCCGCGCGGGCCAGCTGAAAGAACGCAAGATGGGCATCAAAGCCGAAGAGTTCAACCTGAAGAAAGGGCTGCTGCTGGCGGTGATGTGCGGCATCTTCTCGGCGGGCATGTCGTTCGCCATGAATGCCGCCAAACCGATGCACGACGCCGCTGCGGCGCTGGGCGTCGATCCGCTGTACGTTGCCCTGCCAAGCTACGTGGTGATCATGGGCGGCGGCGCGCTGGTAAACCTCGGCTTCTGCTTTATTCGTCTGGCAAAAGTGAACAACCTGTCGGTAAAAGCCGACTTCTCGCTGGCAAAACCGCTGATCGTCACCAACGTCCTGCTCTCCGCCCTTGGCGGCCTGATGTGGTATCTGCAATTCTTCTTCTACGCCTGGGGTCACGCCAGTATTCCGGCGCAGTATGACTACATGAGCTGGATGCTGCACATGAGCTTCTACGTGCTGTGCGGCGGGCTGGTTGGGCTGGTGCTGAAAGAGTGGAACAACGCCGGGCGTCGTCCGGTTGGCGTGCTGAGCCTGGGCTGCGTGGTGATTATCATTGCGGCCAATATCGTCGGCCTCGGCATGGCGAACTGA
- the rhaR gene encoding HTH-type transcriptional activator RhaR, with protein MAAQLILRKDDFFASASQAVAVADRYPQNVFAEHTHEFCELVLVWRGNGLHVLNDRPYRITRGDLFYIRAEDKHSYASVNDLVLQNVIYCPDRLKLNVDWAGNIPGFHDARGEPHWRLSSNGMAQVRQTISQLEQESQKSDPVANQMSELLFAQLVMTLKRHRYATDNPSATMQEALLDKLITRLAGSLNKSFVLEKFCEQEQCSERALRQQFRTQTGMTVNHYLRQLRICHAQYLLQHTELMVSEVAMRCGFEDSNYFSVVFNREVGMTPVQWRHRSRKAA; from the coding sequence GTGGCTGCTCAGCTCATTCTTCGCAAAGATGATTTTTTTGCCTCCGCGAGTCAGGCCGTCGCGGTGGCCGACCGCTACCCGCAAAACGTCTTCGCCGAGCACACCCACGAGTTTTGCGAGCTGGTGCTGGTGTGGCGGGGCAATGGCCTGCACGTCCTCAACGACCGTCCCTACCGCATCACGCGCGGAGACCTGTTCTACATCCGCGCTGAAGACAAACACTCCTACGCCTCGGTTAACGATCTGGTGTTGCAGAACGTCATCTATTGCCCCGACAGACTTAAACTGAATGTCGACTGGGCGGGCAATATCCCCGGTTTTCATGATGCCAGAGGCGAACCGCACTGGCGCTTAAGCAGCAACGGCATGGCTCAGGTGCGCCAGACGATTTCCCAGCTGGAGCAGGAGAGCCAGAAGAGCGATCCGGTGGCAAACCAGATGTCGGAGCTGCTTTTCGCCCAGCTGGTGATGACCCTGAAGCGCCATCGTTACGCTACGGATAATCCCTCTGCCACCATGCAGGAAGCGTTGCTGGATAAGCTCATCACCCGGCTTGCGGGCAGTCTGAACAAGAGTTTCGTGCTGGAAAAATTCTGCGAGCAGGAGCAGTGCAGCGAGCGCGCGCTGCGCCAGCAGTTCCGCACCCAGACGGGGATGACGGTAAACCACTATCTGCGCCAGCTGCGCATCTGCCACGCCCAGTACCTGTTACAGCATACGGAGCTGATGGTGAGTGAAGTGGCGATGCGCTGCGGCTTTGAGGACAGTAACTACTTCTCGGTGGTGTTTAACCGTGAGGTGGGGATGACGCCGGTTCAGTGGCGTCATCGCAGTCGAAAGGCAGCGTAA
- the yiiM gene encoding 6-hydroxyaminopurine reductase: MHYPVNVFTGKVREYEGSRPSAIAKVQVDGELTLTDLGLAGDQQAEKKIHGGPDRALCHYPREHYQHWKTEFPEQADLFVAPAFGENLSTEGLTEKNVFIGDIYRWGDALIQVTQPRSPCFKLNYHFGIQDMSAQLQNAGKTGWLYRVVQAGQVSADAPLELASRLSEVSVYEACAIAWHMPFDDDQYHRLLSAAGLSTSWTRTMQKRRISGKIESSSRRLWGK, from the coding sequence ATGCATTACCCGGTGAATGTGTTTACAGGCAAGGTAAGGGAGTACGAAGGCAGCCGCCCGAGTGCCATCGCCAAAGTGCAGGTCGACGGTGAGCTGACGTTGACCGATCTCGGGCTTGCGGGTGACCAGCAGGCTGAAAAGAAAATCCACGGCGGGCCCGATCGCGCGCTGTGCCATTATCCCCGCGAGCACTATCAGCACTGGAAAACCGAATTTCCTGAACAGGCTGACCTCTTCGTCGCCCCCGCGTTTGGCGAAAATCTCTCAACGGAGGGGCTGACGGAGAAGAACGTCTTTATCGGCGATATTTACCGCTGGGGCGATGCTTTGATTCAGGTCACCCAGCCGCGCTCACCGTGCTTTAAGCTTAATTACCATTTCGGCATTCAGGATATGTCGGCCCAGTTGCAAAACGCGGGTAAAACCGGCTGGCTGTATCGCGTTGTGCAGGCGGGACAGGTTTCGGCGGATGCGCCGCTTGAGCTGGCTTCGCGTTTGAGTGAGGTGTCGGTGTACGAGGCCTGCGCAATTGCCTGGCATATGCCGTTTGATGACGATCAGTATCACCGTCTGCTGTCAGCGGCGGGATTATCCACCAGCTGGACCAGAACGATGCAGAAGCGGCGGATAAGCGGCAAGATCGAGAGCAGTTCGCGGAGATTATGGGGGAAATAG
- the cpxA gene encoding envelope stress sensor histidine kinase CpxA has product MIGSLTARIFAIFWLTLALVLMLVLMLPKLDSRQMTELLDSEQRQGVMIEQHVEAELANDPPNDLMWWRRLFRAIDKWAPPGQRLLLVTSEGRVIGADRNEMQIIRNFIGQADNADHPQKKKYGRVEMVGPFSVRDGEDNYQLYLIRPASSSQSDFINLLFDRPLLLLIVTMLVSSPLLLWLAWSLAKPARKLKNAADEVAQGNLRQHPELESGPQEFLAAGTSFNQMVSALDRMMTAQQRLLSDISHELRTPLTRLQLGTALLRRRSGESKELERIETEAHRLDSMINDLLVMSRNQQKNALVSETVKANHLWHEVLDNAAFEAEQMGKSFTVNFPPGPWPLYGNPNALESALENIVRNALRYSHTKIEVAFSVDKDGITVIVDDDGPGVSPEDREQIFRPFYRTDEARDRESGGTGLGLAIVETAMQQHRGWVKADDSPLGGLRLTLWLPLYKRS; this is encoded by the coding sequence ATGATAGGCAGCTTAACCGCCCGCATCTTCGCCATCTTCTGGCTGACGCTGGCACTGGTTTTAATGCTCGTTTTGATGTTGCCAAAACTCGACTCACGCCAGATGACGGAGCTACTCGACAGCGAGCAACGTCAGGGCGTGATGATCGAGCAGCACGTGGAAGCGGAGCTGGCAAACGATCCGCCGAACGATTTAATGTGGTGGCGCAGGCTGTTTCGCGCTATCGACAAGTGGGCGCCCCCCGGACAACGTCTTTTACTGGTCACCAGCGAAGGTCGCGTGATTGGGGCCGATCGCAATGAAATGCAGATTATCCGCAACTTTATTGGCCAGGCGGATAACGCCGATCACCCACAGAAAAAGAAATATGGTCGGGTAGAGATGGTTGGTCCTTTCTCGGTTCGGGACGGGGAAGACAATTATCAGCTCTACCTGATTCGCCCTGCGAGCAGTTCCCAGTCCGACTTCATCAACCTGCTGTTTGACCGTCCGCTTTTGCTGTTGATTGTCACGATGCTGGTCAGTTCCCCGCTGCTATTATGGCTGGCGTGGAGCCTGGCGAAACCGGCGCGTAAGCTGAAAAATGCGGCGGACGAAGTGGCGCAGGGCAACCTGAGGCAGCATCCGGAGCTGGAATCCGGGCCGCAGGAGTTCCTGGCCGCCGGAACCAGTTTTAACCAGATGGTCTCTGCTCTTGACCGCATGATGACCGCGCAGCAACGCCTGCTGTCGGATATCTCCCACGAGCTGCGGACGCCGCTCACGCGCTTACAGCTGGGTACCGCCCTGCTGCGCCGCCGCAGCGGTGAGAGCAAAGAGCTGGAGCGTATTGAGACGGAAGCGCATCGCCTGGACAGCATGATAAACGATCTGCTGGTGATGTCGCGCAATCAGCAGAAAAACGCGCTGGTGAGCGAAACGGTGAAAGCCAATCATCTGTGGCATGAGGTGCTGGACAACGCGGCGTTTGAAGCGGAGCAGATGGGCAAATCCTTCACCGTTAACTTCCCGCCGGGCCCGTGGCCGCTCTACGGTAACCCCAACGCGCTGGAAAGCGCGCTGGAAAATATCGTGCGTAACGCCCTGCGCTACTCGCACACGAAGATTGAGGTGGCGTTCTCGGTGGATAAAGACGGGATCACCGTCATCGTCGACGACGACGGTCCTGGCGTCAGCCCGGAAGACCGCGAGCAGATTTTCCGTCCGTTCTACCGTACCGACGAGGCACGCGACCGTGAATCTGGCGGTACGGGACTGGGTCTGGCGATTGTTGAAACCGCCATGCAACAGCACCGTGGCTGGGTGAAAGCCGATGACAGCCCGCTGGGCGGGCTCAGGTTAACGCTGTGGCTGCCGCTGTATAAGCGTTCGTAA
- the pfkA gene encoding 6-phosphofructokinase, with the protein MIKKIGVLTSGGDAPGMNAAIRGVVRAALTEGLEVFGIYDGYLGLYEDRMVQLDRYSVSDMINRGGTFLGSARFPEFRDEHIREVAIENMKKRGLDALVVIGGDGSYMGAKRLTEMGFPCIGLPGTIDNDIKGTDYTIGYFTALGTVVEAIDRLRDTSSSHQRISIVEVMGRYCGDLTLAAAIAGGCEFVVVPEVEFSREDLVAEIKAGIAKGKKHAIVAITEHICDVDELAKYIETETKRETRATVLGHIQRGGSPGPYDRILASRMGAYAIELLLQGHGGRCVGIQNEKLVHHDIIDAIENMKRPFKGDWLDCAKKLY; encoded by the coding sequence ATGATTAAGAAAATCGGTGTGTTGACAAGCGGCGGTGATGCGCCGGGCATGAACGCGGCAATCCGTGGGGTTGTCCGTGCAGCGCTGACGGAAGGTCTGGAAGTTTTTGGTATCTATGACGGTTACCTGGGTCTGTATGAAGACCGCATGGTTCAGCTCGACCGCTACAGCGTGTCTGACATGATCAACCGTGGCGGTACTTTCCTCGGTTCTGCACGCTTCCCGGAATTCCGTGACGAACACATCCGTGAAGTGGCTATCGAAAACATGAAAAAACGGGGTCTGGATGCGCTGGTGGTTATCGGCGGCGACGGCTCCTACATGGGTGCAAAACGTCTGACTGAAATGGGCTTCCCGTGCATCGGCCTGCCTGGCACCATCGACAACGACATTAAAGGCACCGACTACACCATCGGTTACTTCACCGCGCTGGGTACCGTTGTGGAAGCGATTGACCGCCTGCGTGACACCTCTTCCTCTCACCAGCGTATTTCCATTGTTGAAGTGATGGGCCGTTACTGCGGTGACCTGACTCTGGCGGCGGCAATTGCCGGTGGCTGTGAGTTCGTGGTGGTGCCGGAAGTGGAATTCAGCCGTGAAGATCTGGTCGCTGAAATCAAAGCTGGTATCGCGAAAGGCAAAAAACATGCGATCGTTGCCATCACCGAGCACATCTGTGACGTTGACGAGCTGGCGAAGTACATCGAAACCGAAACCAAACGCGAAACCCGCGCGACCGTTCTGGGTCACATTCAGCGTGGCGGTTCCCCAGGCCCGTACGACCGTATCCTGGCGTCCCGCATGGGCGCGTACGCGATCGAGCTGCTGCTACAGGGCCACGGCGGCCGCTGCGTCGGTATCCAGAACGAGAAACTGGTTCACCATGACATCATCGACGCCATTGAAAACATGAAGCGTCCGTTCAAAGGTGACTGGCTGGACTGCGCGAAAAAACTGTACTGA
- a CDS encoding sulfate ABC transporter substrate-binding protein, whose protein sequence is MNKWGVGLTLLLASTSVLAKDIQLLNVSYDPTRELYDQYNKAFAAHWKQETGDNVVVRQSHGGSGKQATSVINGIEADVVTLALAYDVDAIAERGRIDKNWIKRLPDNSAPYTSTIVFLVRKGNPKQIKDWNDLIKPGVSVITPNPKSSGGARWNYLAAWGYALHHNNGDQAKAQDFVKALFKNVEVLDSGARGATNTFVERGIGDVLIAWENEALLATNELGKDKFEIVTPSESILAEPTVSVVDKVVDKKGTKAVAEAYLKYLYSPEGQEIAAKNFYRPRDEAVAKKYENAFPKLKLFTIDDVFGGWTKAQKEHFSNGGTFDQISKR, encoded by the coding sequence ATGAATAAATGGGGCGTGGGGTTAACATTATTGCTGGCATCAACCAGCGTTCTGGCAAAGGACATTCAGTTACTGAATGTGTCGTACGATCCGACGCGTGAACTGTACGACCAGTACAACAAAGCTTTCGCGGCGCACTGGAAACAGGAAACCGGCGATAACGTGGTGGTTCGCCAGTCTCACGGCGGTTCCGGTAAGCAGGCGACATCGGTGATCAACGGTATCGAAGCCGACGTGGTGACCCTGGCGCTGGCTTATGACGTGGATGCGATCGCGGAGCGTGGCCGTATCGACAAAAACTGGATCAAGCGCCTGCCGGACAACTCTGCGCCATACACCTCGACCATCGTCTTCCTGGTGCGCAAAGGCAACCCGAAACAGATTAAAGACTGGAACGACCTGATTAAGCCTGGCGTGTCTGTCATTACCCCGAACCCGAAAAGTTCCGGCGGCGCACGCTGGAACTACCTGGCGGCCTGGGGCTACGCGCTGCACCACAACAACGGCGATCAGGCCAAAGCACAGGACTTCGTCAAAGCACTGTTTAAAAACGTCGAAGTGCTGGACTCCGGCGCGCGCGGCGCAACCAACACCTTCGTCGAGCGCGGCATCGGCGACGTGCTGATCGCCTGGGAAAACGAAGCCCTGCTGGCGACCAACGAGCTGGGTAAAGACAAGTTCGAGATCGTCACCCCGAGCGAATCCATCCTCGCTGAGCCGACCGTCTCCGTCGTCGATAAGGTTGTTGATAAGAAGGGCACCAAAGCGGTGGCGGAAGCCTACCTGAAGTACCTCTACTCACCGGAAGGGCAGGAAATTGCGGCGAAAAACTTCTACCGCCCACGCGATGAGGCCGTCGCGAAGAAATACGAAAACGCCTTCCCGAAACTGAAGCTGTTTACTATCGATGATGTTTTTGGCGGCTGGACCAAAGCGCAGAAAGAGCACTTCTCTAACGGCGGCACCTTCGACCAGATCAGCAAGCGCTAA
- the rhaS gene encoding HTH-type transcriptional activator RhaS, with protein sequence MTVLHSVDFFPTGASPVAIEPRLPQAAFPEHHHDFHEIVIVEHGTGIHVFNGQPYTISGGTVCFVRDHDRHLYEHTDNLCLTNVLYRSPDAFQFLSGLNQLLPQEKDGHYPSHWRVNQSTLQQVRQLVSQMEQSEDGQETHAIATRELLFMQLLVLLRRSSLVEGLENNDARLNQLMAWLEDHFAEDVCWETLADDFSLSLRTLHRQLKQHTGLTPQRYLNRLRLIKARHLLRHTDESVTDIAYRCGFGDSNHFSTLFRREFSWSPRDIRQGKDALLQ encoded by the coding sequence ATGACCGTACTGCACAGCGTCGATTTTTTTCCTACGGGGGCTTCGCCGGTCGCGATTGAGCCACGGCTGCCTCAGGCTGCGTTCCCGGAGCATCATCATGATTTTCATGAAATTGTGATTGTTGAGCACGGAACGGGCATCCACGTGTTTAACGGTCAGCCGTATACCATCAGCGGCGGTACGGTGTGCTTCGTGCGCGATCACGACAGGCACCTGTATGAACATACCGACAACCTGTGCCTGACCAATGTGCTCTATCGTTCTCCGGATGCGTTCCAGTTTCTTTCCGGGCTGAATCAGCTGTTGCCGCAGGAGAAGGACGGCCATTATCCGTCGCACTGGCGGGTGAATCAGTCCACGTTGCAGCAGGTGCGTCAGCTGGTGAGCCAGATGGAGCAGAGCGAGGATGGACAGGAGACGCACGCCATTGCTACCCGCGAGCTGCTGTTTATGCAGCTGCTGGTGCTGCTGCGGCGCAGCAGCCTGGTGGAAGGGCTGGAAAATAACGACGCGCGCCTGAATCAGCTGATGGCATGGCTGGAAGATCATTTCGCCGAAGATGTCTGCTGGGAAACGCTGGCGGATGACTTTTCGCTCTCGCTGCGCACGCTGCATCGTCAGCTCAAGCAGCATACCGGCCTGACGCCGCAGCGTTACCTTAACCGTCTGCGCCTGATCAAAGCGCGTCACCTTTTACGTCATACCGACGAAAGCGTCACCGATATCGCCTATCGCTGCGGTTTCGGCGACAGTAACCACTTTTCGACGCTGTTTCGCCGGGAGTTTAGCTGGTCGCCGCGCGATATTCGTCAGGGGAAAGACGCGTTGCTTCAGTAA